Part of the Ardenticatenales bacterium genome is shown below.
CGTGGAAATCCTACGTCTATGTCGAAGGGTATGGCGTCGGCCTGGCCGCGGACACCGGCGGCGGCGTCAAGGGGCGCTGGATCGATTTGGGTTACGACGTGGACGGCTATGTTTCCTGGTACGGCTACACCGACGTATACTACCTCACCCCCGTTCCTCCTCCCGAGCAAATCAACTTTTTGATACCTTCCTGGCTGCCGTAGAAGGGGTCAGTAAGTCGTGGCGAGTGGTCAGACGCGGTTTGTACGGCCATCGTTCTTTGTTGGACGATGCCGGTTGGCGGTTGGCAATGGATCATCCCAAGCACATCCTGGAGCAACATCATATTGAGGCCAAGAAGAGTCTAGGCCAGAATTTTCTTTTCGACGAGAATGTTCTGGCGCAGATTGCGGCAGCGGCGGACCTGGCGACTGCCGATCAGGTGTTGGAGATTGGCCCCGGGTTGGGGCATTTGACGCAGCACCTGGCGACGCGGGCGGGGCGGGTGGTGGCCGTGGAACTAGACGGGCGTTTGATTCCGTTGCTGCGGATGGCGTTTTCCCGTTCTCCCCAGGTGGAACTGGTTCATGGGGATGTGTTGGAATTGAATCCGGCGGCGTATTTTGGGGATGCGTCCTACAAGGTGGTGGCCAATGTGCCGTATTACATTACGGGAGGGATTTTGCGCCATTTGTTGACGAGTCGGCCGCGCCCGTCGCTGCTGGTGATGACGGTGCAGCAGGAGGTGGCGCGGCGATTGACGGCGCAGGCGGGGGATATGAGCTTGCTGGCGGTGAGTGTGCGGGTGTTTGGCGTGCCGCGGATTGTGACGCAGGTGAAGGCGGGGGCGTTTTGGCCGCGGCCCAAGGTGGATTCGGCGGTTGTGCGTGTGGACTTTTCGCGGGGGGATGGTTTGGAGGGGGTGGATGAGGCGTTGTTTTTCCGCGTGGCGCGGGCGGGGTTTAGCCAGAAGCGGAAGCAGTTGAAGAATAATCTGACGCAGTTGGGGTTGTCGAATGAGGCGGTGGCGCGGGTGTTGGGAGATGCCGGCATTGACGGAACCCGCCGCGCCCAAACCCTATCCATTGCTGAGTGGGTGGCCCTCACGCGCGCTGTGGCTCGGCCTTAAAAAGGCTATGGCGTCGCTGCTACAAAGCAGTGACGCCATAGAAAGGAGAACAGAAGGTTCATCATTCAATTTATCACTTATCCATAAGGGCAAGGTGAGTCGGATATTAGGCGCGACAAAGAAAGAACGCGCCGGGCGCAAAAAAGTAGCGTTGACCGGGGGGAGGAGTCCGATCAACGCTATTGGGAGAACAGAAAGTCAACCCAAGGTTAACCGGGCGTCATTAAGATGTCCGTTAAGGACTGACGATAAAGTACGGAATGGCATCGTCAGTCTGCAGGAACGGCAAGGAAACAACTCCGTCGTCTTATCTAATTTCCGTTCCTAAGATTTGGCGTTTGTTGTCAGGCGTTGTTGCGCCAGCCGTTTATCAAGGTCCAGGGATCAGGCGTGGCCGGTTCCACGCCGCCATTGTCGGCGGTGGCGTACCGG
Proteins encoded:
- the rsmA gene encoding ribosomal RNA small subunit methyltransferase A; this translates as MDHPKHILEQHHIEAKKSLGQNFLFDENVLAQIAAAADLATADQVLEIGPGLGHLTQHLATRAGRVVAVELDGRLIPLLRMAFSRSPQVELVHGDVLELNPAAYFGDASYKVVANVPYYITGGILRHLLTSRPRPSLLVMTVQQEVARRLTAQAGDMSLLAVSVRVFGVPRIVTQVKAGAFWPRPKVDSAVVRVDFSRGDGLEGVDEALFFRVARAGFSQKRKQLKNNLTQLGLSNEAVARVLGDAGIDGTRRAQTLSIAEWVALTRAVARP